A section of the Macadamia integrifolia cultivar HAES 741 unplaced genomic scaffold, SCU_Mint_v3 scaffold2379, whole genome shotgun sequence genome encodes:
- the LOC122066411 gene encoding uncharacterized protein LOC122066411 yields MDNSLFGQEADAKSTHLVAMKNHEKLWAEKSRIRWLKEGDPNSKFFHLYAKIKRVKNTIRRVKKSDSSMISDRDEIACYISSFYEDFHKGTPVTDHLDLLDAIPKLIDEVNLLSLDSILGPNEIKRAVWDLDPVVCQVQMAILGISSGAVGILYLEISKELIISEEQGPFQKGKLIHNNIALASELANIMHSSTRGGRLGAKIDIQKAFGRISWDFILKVLKKFGFSNTWLKWIFQILSTSKISILLNGGPVGFFGVERGLRQGDPISPILFIIAEEVFCRGLKHLLHVKEIKPLKGPRDVSVPTHLLFANDIFIFINASSNYVKNLKNFIRKYQEFSGQVMNLEKSKLYYGSDSFFKEAGYCGDYENPSM; encoded by the exons ATGGACAATTCCCTCTTTGGGCAAGAGGCTGATGCAAAATCTACACATCTGGTAGCtatgaaaaatcatgaaaaattatgggctGAAAAGTCAAGGATTCGATGGCTGAAGGAGGGAGATCCTAACTCTAAATTCTTTCATCTCTACGCAAAAATTAAGAGAGTAAAAAACACTATTCGAAGAGTCAAAAAATCTGATAGCTCTATGATTTCTGATAGAGATGAAATAGCTTGTTACATTTCTAGTTTCTATGAAGATTTTCATAAGGGAACTCCTGTGACAGATCATCTGGATTTGCTCGATGCTATTCCAAAGCTTATTGATGAGGTCAATCTGCTATCCTTGGATTCAATTCTAGGTCCAAATGAGATAAAGCGTGCTGTGTGGGATCTGGACCCTGTAGTTTGCCAGGTCCAGATGGCTATCCTGGGTATTTCTTCCGGTGCTGTTGGAATATTATATCTGGAGATTTCCAAAGAGCT AATAATCTCAGAAGAACAGGGACCTTTTCAGAAAGGGAAACTTATTCATAACAATATTGCATTGGCATCCGAGCTGGCAAATATTATGCACTCTTCTACAAGAGGAGGTAGGTTAGGAGCAAAAATTGACATTCAAAAGGCCTTTGGGAGAATTTCTTGGGATTTTATTCTTAAAGTCCTTAAGAAATTTGGATTTTCTAACACTTGGCTAAAATGGATTTTCCAAATCCTCTCCACTTCTAAAATTTCCATTCTgctaaatggaggtccagtTGGTTTCTTCGGAGTTGAGCGGGGTCTTCGTCAAGGTGACCCaatttctccaattttattcattattgctGAAGAAGTCTTCTGCAGAGGTCTGAAGCATCTTCTCCATGTGAAGGAAATCAAACCCCTAAAGGGTCCTAGAGATGTGTCTGTTCCTACTCATCTTCTCTTCgctaatgatatttttattttcataaatgctTCCAGCAATTATGTCAAAAACTTGAAAAACTTTATCAGAAAGTATCAGGAGTTCTCAGGGCAGGTAATGAACCTAGAAAAAAGCAAGCTATATTATGGGTCTGATAGCTTCTTCAAGGAAGCAGGCTATTGTGGAGACTATGAGAATCCCAGCATGTAA
- the LOC122066410 gene encoding uncharacterized protein LOC122066410 → MGKSKEQCGIWTQTVLQDWTVSLGHSLEDAGILWRERFAMPSMMAMRLENFLLRMISEEQEAFQKGKQIHSNISLASELANMMFASTRRGGLGLKIDIRKGYFGMERVLRQGDPISPMLFVIAEEVLSKSLKQLIQENKLKPTQGPSGANTPGHILFADDIFIFSNASIKYLGVEIFKGRVKKEALLPIMDKVKGRLAGWKGKLLSMAGGVELAKTVILGMPTYSFSVYWWPSSLIAMIERWMWNNSGNVDYWEWSTGELLEGQVVGPKSIKEEISLDNLNALSTVAKVVDFIRYGEWILPEVTSPLLNDIFNQIKEVKIPRVQMEDVKV, encoded by the exons ATGGGGAAATCAAAAGAGCAGTGTGGGATCTGGACCCAGACAGTTCTCCAAGACTGGACGGTTTCTCTGGGGCATTCTCTAGAAGATGCTGGCATATTGTGGCGAGAGAGGTTTGCAATGCCATCAA TGATGGCTATGAGGTTAGAGAACTTTCTTCTCAGAATGATCTCAGAAGAACAAGAAGCTTTTCAGAAAGGGAAACAGATCCACTCTAATATCAGTCTGGCATCTGAACTCGCAAACATGATGTTTGCCTCAACGAGAAGGGGTGGTCTTGGCCTTAAAATTGATATTAGAAAA GGATACTTTGGAATGGAACGTGTGTTAAGGCAAGGGGACCCTATCTCTCCCATGCTTTTTGTTATTGCGGAGGAAGTCCTATCCAAAAGTTTGAAGCAATTGATTCAAGAGAATAAGTTGAAACCTACACAAGGCCCAAGCGGCGCCAATACACCAGGTCACATTCTGTTTGCTGatgatatcttcatcttctccaatgcttccaTAAA ATACTTAggtgtggaaattttcaagggaaggGTTAAAAAAGAGGCCTTGTTGCCAattatggacaaggttaagggAAGGTTGGCaggttggaaagggaaattgttGTCAATGGCAGGCGGAGTTGAATTGGCTAAAACTGTTATTTTAGGAATGCCAACTTATAGCTTCTCTGTTTACTGGTGGCCTTCATCTCTCATTGCAATGATAGAGAGATGGATGTGGAATAATAGTGGAAATGTGGATTATTGGGAATGGTCAACTGGCGAACTTCTGGAAGGACAAGTGGTGGGGCCTAAATCCATCAAGGAAGAAATTTCTCTGGATAACCTCAATGCTCTCTCCACCGTGGCCAAGGTGGTGGATTTTATTAGATATGGGGAATGGATCCTTCCTGAGGTTACTTCTCCCCTTCTTAATGATATTTTTAATCAGATTAAGGAGGTTAAAATCCCTAGGGTGCAGATGGAAGATGTTAAGGTCTAG